One Thalassotalea atypica DNA window includes the following coding sequences:
- a CDS encoding NCS2 family permease: protein MFEALFQLKDHNTSIKQEVIAGFTTFLTMAYIIFINPAMLSDAGMDHGAVFVATCLAAAIGCFVMGFLANYPIALAPGMGLNAFFTYTVVLEMGYTWQVALGGVFISGMVFILLSLFNIRKWIIDSIPQALRYGIGAGIGLFLGFIGLKNAGIVVDNPATLVGLGDVTATGPLLSAFGLFLIVALTTKKINGAVMISILAVTVLGLIIGDVQYTGIVSMPPEVAPTFMQLDIIGATEVGMLSVIFAFLFVDLFDTSGTLIAVAQRGNLLDKDGNFPRLGKALMADSTATVAGSMLGTSTTTSYVESTAGVAVGGRTGLTAVVVGILFILALFFAPLAGMVPAYATSGPLFFVAVLMLSSLKNIDWDDMLDAVPAALICIIMPLTFSIAHGIAFGFISYAAVRIFSGKINQLSISVAIIALLFVVKFIYFG, encoded by the coding sequence ATGTTTGAAGCATTATTTCAACTGAAAGATCACAACACCTCCATCAAGCAAGAAGTCATCGCCGGATTTACGACGTTTTTGACCATGGCTTATATCATATTCATCAACCCAGCAATGCTATCAGACGCAGGCATGGACCACGGCGCTGTATTTGTCGCAACCTGTCTGGCTGCCGCTATTGGTTGTTTTGTCATGGGCTTTTTGGCTAACTACCCTATAGCGCTTGCTCCTGGGATGGGGCTAAACGCCTTTTTTACTTATACCGTAGTGTTAGAAATGGGTTATACCTGGCAAGTTGCCTTAGGTGGCGTGTTTATTTCAGGTATGGTCTTTATCCTCTTAAGCTTGTTCAATATCCGCAAATGGATCATAGACAGTATCCCACAAGCATTACGTTACGGAATTGGTGCGGGTATTGGGTTATTTTTAGGTTTTATCGGCCTTAAAAATGCAGGCATTGTTGTCGATAACCCTGCAACCCTAGTGGGCTTAGGCGATGTTACCGCGACAGGTCCTCTACTATCAGCCTTTGGTTTATTCCTAATCGTTGCATTAACAACGAAAAAAATTAACGGCGCTGTGATGATTTCTATTTTAGCGGTCACCGTATTAGGGCTCATCATTGGGGATGTTCAATACACGGGTATCGTCTCAATGCCTCCAGAAGTGGCACCGACGTTTATGCAATTAGACATTATCGGTGCGACAGAAGTTGGCATGTTAAGCGTAATTTTTGCTTTCTTATTTGTCGATTTATTTGATACGTCAGGCACGCTTATTGCGGTTGCTCAACGCGGCAATCTATTGGATAAAGACGGTAACTTTCCACGTTTAGGCAAAGCGCTAATGGCTGACTCTACGGCTACCGTTGCAGGTTCAATGCTCGGTACATCAACCACTACCAGCTACGTAGAAAGTACAGCAGGTGTTGCAGTGGGCGGCCGAACCGGCTTAACTGCCGTGGTCGTTGGTATTCTATTTATCTTGGCATTATTTTTTGCTCCATTAGCGGGTATGGTTCCCGCTTATGCGACATCAGGACCTTTATTCTTTGTTGCCGTGCTAATGCTTTCTTCACTTAAGAATATTGACTGGGATGACATGTTAGATGCTGTACCTGCTGCGCTAATCTGTATCATCATGCCGTTAACTTTTTCAATTGCTCACGGTATTGCTTTTGGCTTTATCAGCTATGCGGCAGTAAGAATTTTTAGTGGCAAGATAAATCAATTAAGCATAAGTGTTGCCATTATTGCTCTTCTTTTCGTCGTTAAATTTATTTATTTTGGATAA